The segment TGGCTAATTGATTCTGAGTTAAGAAATTAAATCTTTGACAAGATATAGATTCCTTTGAATAATTATTACAATGTtctaataagtaaataaatccaATTTAAGTCACAAAAGAGAAAACAAATtatctagatagatagatagatatactttattgatcccgagggaaatttgatttcgttacagccgcaccaaccaagaatagagcgtaaatatagcaatacaaaaacccccaacaatcaaacaccaaaatgcaaactatgccagatggaaaataagttcaggaccagtcgATTTGCTCAGGATGCCTGATCCTCCACGGGTCTTGCTCTTGCTAAGATAAAGATTATTTAAGGAAACTCTTTATATAATACAGGTGAATTCCATAGGATGATTATATATAAAGAATCGTACAATTATGACACTACATAAAGGCAACACATAGATAAGGCAGATTATTATGTTAATTAATTATATGCTAATGAAGTTAACCACTGTTTACTTTTGTTTCAGACCAACTCTGTTTCCTTGCATTTTCACTCTACGCGTGTGCCTCCTTTGCAATCTCAGCTTGTATTTCCTGTTGTTCTGGGGTGTCATAGCCCATGTAATTCCCTATagggaagtgagcaaaaaaagTGTGGGCCAGCTGCTGGATTCTGTCATAATCTCCAATGCTTCGGAAATACTCGACGTATCTCCAGAAATCACTGGTGGAGTAAGGCCAATATGGGGGGCTTCGTTTTTCCACATGGTGGCCTAAATAAGGAATGAAGATCCACAAGTTACTAATTTGGAACAAAGAATATGTTGGTTCTGCTCATCAGTAAAAGAAAATAATTTATAACATCTTCCATTCACTACTAAAATAAGAATACGAGGgcaatctacactcagtggccactctattaggtatacctgtacagaatcagaatcaggtttattatcaccagcatgtgatgtgaaatttcatATCTTAACAGCAGCaggtcaatgcaatacataatctagcagagaaaaataaaataaaaatagtaataataaatagacaagtaaatcaattacatatattaaatagattttaaaaaatgtgcataaaacagaaatactgtatattaaaaaaaagtgaagtagtgtccaaagattcaatgtccacttaggaatcggatggcagaggggaagaagctgttcctgaatcgctgagtgtgtgccttcaggcttctgtatctcctacccgatggtaacagtgagaaaaggacatgccctgggtgctggaggcccttaataatggacactgcctttctgagacactgctccctgaagatgtcctggatactttgtagactagtgcccaagatggagctgagtagatttacaaccttctgcagcttcttttggcatggtgcagtagcccctccataccagacagtgatgcagcctgtcagaatgctctccacggtacaactaatgcaaatatctaatcagtcaatcgtgtggcagcaattcaatgcatagaagcatgcaaacatggtcaaaatATTTcgtcgttgttcagaccaaacatcagaatagagaaGGAAGGTGATCTAAGTGCCTTTGACcaaggaatgattgttagtgccagacagtatggtttgagtatctcagaaactgctgatacttttgaattttcatgc is part of the Mobula birostris isolate sMobBir1 chromosome 4, sMobBir1.hap1, whole genome shotgun sequence genome and harbors:
- the otos gene encoding otospiralin, producing the protein MKGLVCIGLFILLTLSILTDANVIRQSDSHHVEKRSPPYWPYSTSDFWRYVEYFRSIGDYDRIQQLAHTFFAHFPIGNYMGYDTPEQQEIQAEIAKEAHA